One genomic region from Phragmites australis chromosome 1, lpPhrAust1.1, whole genome shotgun sequence encodes:
- the LOC133916575 gene encoding scopoletin glucosyltransferase-like, whose protein sequence is MAVKDEQQSLHILFFPFLAPGHLIPVADMAALFAARGVKCTILTTPVNAAVIRSVVDRANDGFLGTDVPAIDIAVVPFPDVGLPPGVESGPALNSEADRDKFFHAIQLLREPFDRFLAENSPDAVVADSFFTWSVDAAGEHGVPRLAFLGSSMFARACSDSMLRNNPVEAAPDDPDALVLLPELPHRVELRRSQMIDPRKRPEHWAFYKSVNAADQKSYGELFNSFHELEPDYFQHYTTTLGRRAWLVGPVALASKDVATRGANGLSPDADGCLRWLDAKPAGSVVYVSFGTLSHFSPAELRELARGLDLSGKNFVWVINGADTDESEWMPEGFAELMARGERGLIIRGWAPQMLILNHLAVGGFLTHCGWNSTLEAVSTGVPMVTWPRYADQFYNEKLVVELLKVGVGVGSTDYASKLEARRVIGGEVVAEAIGRVMGDSEEGEAIRNSAKELGEKARSAVEKGGSSYDDVGRLMDELMARRASVDV, encoded by the coding sequence ATGGCCGTCAAAGATGAGCAGCAGTCGCTGCACATCCTCTTCTTCCCGTTCCTCGCGCCCGGGCACCTCATCCCGGTCGCCGACATGGccgcgctcttcgccgcccgcGGGGTTAAGTGTACCATCCTCACCACCCCTGTGAACGCCGCCGTGATTCGCTCGGTTGTCGACCGTGCCAACGACGGTTTCCTTGGCACCGACGTCCCGGCCATCGACATCGCCGTCGTGCCCTTCCCCGACGTCGGGCTCCCCCCGGGCGTCGAGAGCGGCCCGGCCCTTAACTCGGAGGCCGACCGAGACAAGTTCTTCCACGCGATCCAGCTGCTCCGCGAGCCCTTCGACCGGTTCTTGGCGGAGAACAGCCCCGACGCCGTCGTGGCTGACAGCTTCTTCACCTGGTCCGTGGACGCCGCTGGGGAGCACGGCGTCCCGCGGCTGGCGTTCCTCGGCAGCAGCATGTTCGCGCGGGCTTGCAGCGACAGCATGCTGCGCAACAACCCGGTCGAGGCCGCCCCCGACGACCCCGACGCCCTCGTGCTTCTTCCTGAGCTGCCGCACCGCGTCGAACTGAGGCGCAGCCAAATGATAGACCCCAGGAAGCGGCCGGAGCACTGGGCCTTCTACAAGAGCGTGAACGCCGCGGACCAGAAGAGCTACGGCGAGCTGTTCAACAGCTTCCACGAGCTGGAGCCGGATTACTTCCAGCACTACACCACGACGCTCGGCCGCCGCGCGTGGCTCGTCGGGCCGGTCGCTCTCGCCAGCAAGGACGTGGCGACGAGGGGCGCCAACGGGCTCTCGCCGGACGCGGACGGCTGCCTGCGGTGGCTCGACGCGAAGCCGGCCGGCTCGGTGGTGTACGTCTCCTTCGGCACGCTGTCTCATTTCTCGCCGGCGGAGCTGCGAGAGCTCGCCCGCGGCCTGGACCTGTCCGGCAAGAACTTCGTCTGGGTCATCAACGGCGCGGACACCGACGAATCAGAGTGGATGCCCGAGGGCTTCGCGGAGCTGATGGCGCGCGGCGAGCGGGGCCTCATCATCCGGGGCTGGGCGCCGCAGATGCTGATCCTGAACCACCTGGCCGTGGGCGGCTTCCTGACGCACTGCGGGTGGAACTCGACGCTGGAGGCCGTGAGCACCGGCGTGCCGATGGTGACGTGGCCGCGATACGCTGACCAATTCTACAACGAGAAGCTCGTCGTGGAGCTGCTCAAGGTCGGTGTCGGCGTCGGATCCACGGACTACGCGTCGAAGCTGGAGGCGCGCCGCGTGATCGGCGGCGAGGTGGTCGCGGAAGCCATCGGGAGGGTGATGGGCGACAGCGAGGAGGGGGAAGCGATACGGAACAGTGCCAAAGAGCTCGGGGAGAAGGCCAGGAGCGCGGTGGAAAAGGGCGGATCGTCGTACGATGATGTTGGACGGCTGATGGACGAGTTGATGGCTCGGCGGGCTTCCGTCGATGTCTGA
- the LOC133884368 gene encoding UDP-glycosyltransferase 73B4-like gives MAVKDEQQSLHILFFPFLTPGHLIPIADMAALFAARGVKCTILTTPLNAAVIRSAVDRANDGFRDTDAPAIDIAVLPFPDVGFPPGVDVLPVWRKHVQSGSFEL, from the coding sequence ATGGCCGTCAAAGATGAGCAGCAGTCGCTGCACATCCTCTTCTTCCCGTTCCTCACACCCGGACACCTCATCCCGATCGCCGACATGGCCGCACTCTTCGCCGCCCGCGGCGTCAAGTGCACCATCCTCACCACCCCCTTGAACGCCGCCGTGATCCGCTCGGCGGTCGACCGTGCCAACGACGGTTTCCGCGACACCGATGCCCCGGCCATCGACATCGCCGTCTTACCCTTTCCCGACGTCGGGTTCCCCCCGGGCGTCGACGTTTTGCCTGTTTGGCGGAAGCACGTTCAAAGTGGAAGCTTCGAACTCTAA